The Oncorhynchus tshawytscha isolate Ot180627B unplaced genomic scaffold, Otsh_v2.0 Un_contig_1369_pilon_pilon, whole genome shotgun sequence nucleotide sequence GTTGTTGGTCTAGGGTGTGGGGGAACTGGGCTGGAACTCTACCCCATATCACCAGTGGGATGGACTACTTCAACTGCAGCTCAACAACGTGGCCTATTTGCTGTTCTGTTCCCAAGATTCACATCTGGTCTCTTAAAGTGATGCTGTATCAGTCCTACTGTGCTACCTTCTCTTGAGTATGGGCACAACTAATTGAATAGGGAAGGGAGGTGTGGAGTTAGATTATGACAGGGTGTTAATGTATGACATTTCATGTTTGTTTTGGTTGGCACACCACCAATATACTACTGGGGCACAGTAAGAAATGGAATGGTCAGAGTTAGACAGAGGCTGAGGGTTCAACTGAAACAGTGCTGTCATACTCTGATTAATTGGATTCCTGTTGTGAGCGGATGGTGTGAGTATTACAGTATTGAGGTTCAAGAGACACTTGTGTGGAACTGTCGTTATttttgctgaaaggtgaattctttGTTTACATTGTTGTAGGTTTGTGGTAAGCACCTGTGCAAATGGGCTAAATTATATTTACTCAACAGATATGTTAACCAAAACGATATTAGTCCATTCTGATATAATTTGATATGAACAACAGATATTTCTGCAAGAGCTATGGGGATTTAAAATGATAGGGATCTTCATGCAATAAATGATAATGGTTTATAGAAGAATTATCAGGGGAGCAGTTAGTAATAGTATAGACTGAATTATTTCTTATTGACACTCATATTCCAAATTCTTTGGCTAAATCTTCATTCAAATAAACCTAATCATCTTTGCATTGAAAGGAATTGAGAATCTACTTCAAGCCTTTCTGTTTCGAACCAGCCCAAGATGTCTGTGAGGACAAATCATTGGGCCTGACTGACTGTCTTTACTGCAGCCTGATTTAAGTGTCTCCTGTGAAAGCGATAACACTTCACTGTACAATCATTGAAGCAACACTGAACTGTACACAACTTCAGAGGAAGTGATATGTGTTTGTCTAGTTTACACTCAAAGATGGCAGTATTAGTAATGCAGATTTGTCTCTGTAACATTTGATGCCTAATCAGTGAATTGGTTTGTGTTGATGTGTATTTGTTCTATTCCGATGtctttgtttttttctttttttttttgctatttCAATAGTTTGTTTATGGGTTGTGGTTGAAAAAGTAAGGTTGTGTGAGATAAAACTTTTCTTCTTCGCCCCCTTCCCTCGACCCCCACCTATACACCGCATGCACGCGCTCATCCCTCTCTCAAAGATCAAAGGGCTTAAAATACAGCCATGTGGTGTCCCAGTCTTTTTTAAGAATCTGTAAAAATTCAGCACAAGGTCTTGTTCATTTTGTATGTATAAAAATAGATGTATCTCTAAAGTAATCCTTTcaaagagatggttgtcctcttTGGCTAACACAGCGTTATTTAGAAAAGCAAAAATGTCTTGAACACACTTTACCTTATTTCATCTATTATATGCAGATGTCTTTATATTGTAATCCTATCTCTCCCCATGAAACGTCTTGTCAGATGTTTCTAACAGACAACCAACCAAGACTATTTTGTTGTTATATTTTCATCAAGGGGTGTCATAAATTATTTCCATGGGTTTGTTGATATTTTTTAAAAAAATTCCAGCTAGGTGATAGTGCCGATCAGATGTTGCAAATCAACCAAAAATTATTTTTGAGTTTCCAATGTGAGATAAACAAACTTGTCACTGTTGGTTTCTGCAGGCTTGGTTTCTTCTATTTTGACAGGGCAGGCAAGGTTATAATGAGAGTGAATAGAAACTGATTCTCAGGAGCTTCTATAAAGTGTCATATACAGGGTCTGAATGAAACTGAGGAGTGTTTAGTAAACTGAGGAATAGGCAAGAAGCTGTCTCACCCTCTAGTACTCAGTGAGGAGATATCACTGCTCAGTCATGACGGAATCTAAACCTAAGTCAAAACTACCGTCCTCTCGATCTGATCTGTGCATAATGATGATGTGGAGCCTACTTAGCCAGGCCAATCATCTCCACTGAATTGTAAAAACCTTTTCATTCCCTTGGAGGGGTGTTATCTGGTTGGGTGTTTTGGTAAAGTGGCTCTGTGATTTGGCTCTGTGATTTGCTCTAAACTCACAGTCCCTAGTCTCTCAGAGAATTGTACATGAACACTGTCTCCATGGGAACACTAGCTGGGACAATGTTCTACGTTGTTCACACAGACAGCTCTGCTTGTGGTGGAATCCATCCATTATACTCTGAATAGAAGAACCAGagtgaaaaaaaaaatagatgtCAGTGAGTGATGTGTTGTTTCCCCCCTAACAGGGCTgatgtgtgactgtgttgtgttgtgtagtgaggGTGTAATTCTGGTGGCCTTCAGGCTGCTTGTCTTTGTGACCAGTATCTGTTCAGTTTGATAACCTAAATCATATGGGATCTGTCCTTATTAGGGTAGAGAAACTGCCCTAAAGCTAGTCACAACCTACCTAATGTTGAGCCAGGAAACAGTAGTCAAAGTTTCTAGAAAATGCTTACATACTCGGCTATTATAACCACCTTAAATATTGAATATATAGTTATATTTTAATATAGGTATATAAGAGAACACTGTTTTTAATTAATTTTCTTTGATCTAAAAAAAATCACTGATTCAAAATGCccaagtgtaaaaaaaaaaagtgactaCACTCTCTCCAGCAAGATAATGGGATAGTTCGTGGGGTAAGAGTTTGGGGTTTAAATTGCACATATTTGTAGTTCATTTTAGATTTTTGATCATTTTGTTTCAGCAGTTTTTGTCATTATTTGCCTGAATTCAATCAAAGCACTCAGCACACATTCTCTGTCACATTCATTAGACTGTCTCCCTCATTGAGGCCTCTTACCCCCACCCCCAGAGACCAACTACACAACGCACCCCTACTAATTCAATCCAGGCAAACGTAGGGAAGGACTAGCATGTTGTGTAAAGAGAAAAGAAAAACTCTACTAGTGTATTTGTTTGAAACTCTGACTTTGTGTATGTTTGAATGTGTAAATATGTCTAATAGTGTGTGCATGTctgatagtgtgtgtatgtatgtgtataggGCTGTGTATGGGTGAGTGTGCATCAGAGAGAAAGACTCAGTCCAGGCCCATGTAGAGTGATAGTAACAGGGAGCTCAGTGGCGCTCCCTGCTGGCTGAAGGAGCTGGCGTCAgctaacagctctctctctctcaggccttGTGTTGCTTGCTGGTCTTGAAGGAGACCTGCAGCACGCGGTCTCCCAAGCGGTAGCCGTTGAGACTAGCGATGGCCATGGCTGCCTCATCGTAGTTGGTCATGGTGACGAAGCCGAAGCCCTTACATTTGTTGGTGGTGAAGTCACGGATGACCTTGACGTTTGTGACGGCGCCGAAGGGCCCAAACAGCTGCCACAGGACGCTTTCGTCAGCCTCGGGCGACAGGTTGTAGACGAAGATGCACCAGCCGGCTCCGGTGGGCCCGGTCAGGTTGACTCCCGCCAGGCTGGTCATGCTGTCGATGGTAATGGGGGAGAACctaggaagaagagagggagaactacaTTGGGTGTCATTCTGAAGTTCCACACAGCAATCATCTCTCTATATACTGGCCATGTTTCTAGCTATGATATGTGCTGAAGGCTTGGTAGTCGGAGGGGCATGGTGTCTGTCTGGTGACCCAATCGATCTCCATCCCCACTTTTTCTGCAGTGAGTAGATAGATAAATATATGTGTGGGCATGGTACCACAGTGGTTCCAGACTACCTGCTTCCACACAAAACAGCACACTGCTTCTatgacacacaaacacccacgcTCTGCATATTTTAGTCATAGTCTCTGCTGACCAAAGCCTCTGCAAAAATTAGACACAGAAATCACAATGTTTAACGGAAATCACAATATTGAACAAAACacagaaacctagagagggatGAAAGCAAATTCGAATCAAATCATAGGAAAATTGGAGCAAACAGAAGAAGACGCAAACTCAATCTGGTATGTCCATGCTGGCGGAATAAAGGGGACATGAAAGCAAAACCGAAACTGATAATGTTAGTTCataaagaaatacacacacatcagATCCATTACGTAATCAAACCAAAAGATTATAAACAAAGCCATGCCAGAATACCCTGCTGTTAGACAACCCTAGACACTGCATATTTAGATTTGTTATACTGTCTGGACTGGTTGTTACATAACTTCTCAGTTTAATGGGCAGTGTGAATAGGGAATTAGGGAATATTTTCATAATCTTTCATTTCAAGGTGAAGGCAGCAGGTGGTATTCCAGTCACTTTGTTTGAGGTTTGTTCTTAGGCatggatgtattttttttttgtatctttttttttacaaagtacACCTTTGGCATTTACCTCTTGACTCCGTAGCTGGCGTTTAGTAAATTGTCGAGTCTGCAACGCAAGAGGGAGAAATGAAGGGGGTGGAGACGTTAGTGGTGAGGTCTGAGAGGAGGAAGGCCTTTTAACATGCTGCTCCTGCTCCTCTGCCAGCTGGCCTCCAGAGGGCGCCCTTCACTGTACTGTAGAGGAGCCGTCTGTCTATCCCAACAGCAACCCATCACAGAGCTCACTTCCTAGCCTTGGCGAACCACAACAACGCACTATGCAAATCAgtctgttaatgtgtgtgtgtgtgtgtatgttggagTTCTGCATTATCTGATTCATTTAAATGTAATTTCGTCATCTTGTTTAGTAGATACTATGTTATTTGACTGGTTTGGAGCACTTTGCTTTGTTTTCATTTGATTTGTGCTTTGATACATTGGGGGTCTCTTACATTGGTTTTGTGCTGTTATTTGGATCTGGTCCCTTTCCAAATGGAGGGATGAGGCTGCAGTTTAAAAGAAAGTCaagaaaaaagagggagagaaagagaggaagatagGGTGAGCGAGCGCCATAGTGCTCGTTCCAGCAGGGCAGGTGTGTCGGGTCAGATGACAGACAGGTCAGAGCGGAtttgggtggtggtgggggcagTACCTGAAGCGCTGAGTCTGATGGTGCAGAGGGCCAGTGTAGCGGCGTGCAGCGGTCTGGTACAGCTGGGTGAGCAGGGCCTGGCCCGTCTTCTGGCTGGGGTTGTTGGCGAACTTCACCGTGATGGGTTCGGCTGCGCCCAGGGGCTTCTGGCCATTCAGGCCCTTGATGGCCTCTTCCGCCTCGTTCCGCTTGTCAAACCGGATGAAGCCCACTCCTCGCGATATACCTGCTCCGGGGTCAGAAAGCAAGCTAATGTTAGCAcctgaggggtggggaggggtgagTCATGACTCTGACTTGGTCCAATGAGATGGGAAAGGTTAGAGTAGGGTTACAGTTGGTTAGGGGGAGGTAAGTTAGAGTAGGTAAGGATAAGTCCGTGGTAGGTCAGGGGTATGTTAGAGTAGAAttagggtaggtcaggggtatGTTAGACTAGAGTTATGGTAGGTCAGGGGTacgttagagtagagttagggtaggtcaggggtatGTTAGAATAGAGTTATGGTAGGTCAGGGGTATGTTAGAGTATAGttagggtaggtcaggggtacgttagactagagttagggtaggtcaggggtatgttagagtagagttagggtagggAAGGTCAGGGGTATGTTAGATTAGAGTTAGGGAAGGTCAGGGGTATGTTAGAttagagttagggtaggtcaggggtatgttagattagagttagggtaggtcaggggtatattagagtagagttagggtaggtcaggggtatGTTAGACTAGCGttagggtaggtcaggggtatgttagagtagagttagggtagggtaggtCAAGGGGTATGTTAGACTAGCGttagggtaggtcaggggtatgttagagtagagttagggtagggtaggtcagggtatgttagagtagagttagggtaggtcaggggtatgttagagtagagttagggtaggtcaggggtatgttagagtagagttatgGTAGGTCAGGGGTACGTTAGACTACAGttagggtaggtcaggggtatgttagagtagagttatggtaggtcaggggtacgttagagtagagttatggtaggtcaggggtacgttagagtagagttagggtaggtcaggggtatGTTAGACTAGCGttagggtaggtcaggggtatgttagagtagagttagggtaggtcaggggtacgttagagtagagttagggtagggtaggtcaggggtacATTAGAGTAGAGTTATGGTAGGTCAGGGGTATGTTAGACtagagttagggtaggtcaggggtacgttagactagagttagggtaggtcaggggt carries:
- the elavl3 gene encoding ELAV-like protein 3 isoform X10 produces the protein MSRMVTQIISTMETQVSNGPSGTSLPNGPVISTNGATDDSKTNLIVNYLPQNMTQEEFKSLFGSIGEIESCKLVRDKITGIHDASAGQSLGYGFVNYVDPNDADKAINTLNGLKLQTKTIKVSYARPSSASIRDANLYVSGLPKTMTQKDMEQLFSQYGRIITSRILVDQVTGISRGVGFIRFDKRNEAEEAIKGLNGQKPLGAAEPITVKFANNPSQKTGQALLTQLYQTAARRYTGPLHHQTQRFRFSPITIDSMTSLAGVNLTGPTGAGWCIFVYNLSPEADESVLWQLFGPFGAVTNVKVIRDFTTNKCKGFGFVTMTNYDEAAMAIASLNGYRLGDRVLQVSFKTSKQHKA
- the elavl3 gene encoding ELAV-like protein 3 isoform X6 produces the protein MSRMVTIISTMETQVSNGPSGTSLPNGPVISTNGATDDSKTNLIVNYLPQNMTQEEFKSLFGSIGEIESCKLVRDKITGQSLGYGFVNYVDPNDADKAINTLNGLKLQTKTIKVSYARPSSASIRDANLYVSGLPKTMTQKDMEQLFSQYGRIITSRILVDQVTAGISRGVGFIRFDKRNEAEEAIKGLNGQKPLGAAEPITVKFANNPSQKTGQALLTQLYQTAARRYTGPLHHQTQRFSLIPPFGKGPDPNNSTKPILDNLLNASYGVKSSPSLLPRFSPITIDSMTSLAGVNLTGPTGAGWCIFVYNLSPEADESVLWQLFGPFGAVTNVKVIRDFTTNKCKGFGFVTMTNYDEAAMAIASLNGYRLGDRVLQVSFKTSKQHKA
- the elavl3 gene encoding ELAV-like protein 3 isoform X13: MSRMVTIISTMETQVSNGPSGTSLPNGPVISTNGATDDSKTNLIVNYLPQNMTQEEFKSLFGSIGEIESCKLVRDKITGQSLGYGFVNYVDPNDADKAINTLNGLKLQTKTIKVSYARPSSASIRDANLYVSGLPKTMTQKDMEQLFSQYGRIITSRILVDQVTAGISRGVGFIRFDKRNEAEEAIKGLNGQKPLGAAEPITVKFANNPSQKTGQALLTQLYQTAARRYTGPLHHQTQRFSLIPPFGKGPDPNNSTKPILDNLLNASYGVKRFSPITIDSMTSLAGVNLTGPTGAGWCIFVYNLSPEADESVLWQLFGPFGAVTNVKVIRDFTTNKCKGFGFVTMTNYDEAAMAIASLNGYRLGDRVLQVSFKTSKQHKA
- the elavl3 gene encoding ELAV-like protein 3 isoform X2 codes for the protein MSRMVTIISTMETQVSNGPSGTSLPNGPVISTNGATDDSKTNLIVNYLPQNMTQEEFKSLFGSIGEIESCKLVRDKITGIHDASAGQSLGYGFVNYVDPNDADKAINTLNGLKLQTKTIKVSYARPSSASIRDANLYVSGLPKTMTQKDMEQLFSQYGRIITSRILVDQVTAGISRGVGFIRFDKRNEAEEAIKGLNGQKPLGAAEPITVKFANNPSQKTGQALLTQLYQTAARRYTGPLHHQTQRFSLIPPFGKGPDPNNSTKPILDNLLNASYGVKSSPSLLPRFSPITIDSMTSLAGVNLTGPTGAGWCIFVYNLSPEADESVLWQLFGPFGAVTNVKVIRDFTTNKCKGFGFVTMTNYDEAAMAIASLNGYRLGDRVLQVSFKTSKQHKA
- the elavl3 gene encoding ELAV-like protein 3 isoform X1, which codes for MSRMVTQIISTMETQVSNGPSGTSLPNGPVISTNGATDDSKTNLIVNYLPQNMTQEEFKSLFGSIGEIESCKLVRDKITGIHDASAGQSLGYGFVNYVDPNDADKAINTLNGLKLQTKTIKVSYARPSSASIRDANLYVSGLPKTMTQKDMEQLFSQYGRIITSRILVDQVTAGISRGVGFIRFDKRNEAEEAIKGLNGQKPLGAAEPITVKFANNPSQKTGQALLTQLYQTAARRYTGPLHHQTQRFSLIPPFGKGPDPNNSTKPILDNLLNASYGVKSSPSLLPRFSPITIDSMTSLAGVNLTGPTGAGWCIFVYNLSPEADESVLWQLFGPFGAVTNVKVIRDFTTNKCKGFGFVTMTNYDEAAMAIASLNGYRLGDRVLQVSFKTSKQHKA
- the elavl3 gene encoding ELAV-like protein 3 isoform X3, whose amino-acid sequence is MSRMVTQIISTMETQVSNGPSGTSLPNGPVISTNGATDDSKTNLIVNYLPQNMTQEEFKSLFGSIGEIESCKLVRDKITGIHDASAGQSLGYGFVNYVDPNDADKAINTLNGLKLQTKTIKVSYARPSSASIRDANLYVSGLPKTMTQKDMEQLFSQYGRIITSRILVDQVTGISRGVGFIRFDKRNEAEEAIKGLNGQKPLGAAEPITVKFANNPSQKTGQALLTQLYQTAARRYTGPLHHQTQRFSLIPPFGKGPDPNNSTKPILDNLLNASYGVKSSPSLLPRFSPITIDSMTSLAGVNLTGPTGAGWCIFVYNLSPEADESVLWQLFGPFGAVTNVKVIRDFTTNKCKGFGFVTMTNYDEAAMAIASLNGYRLGDRVLQVSFKTSKQHKA
- the elavl3 gene encoding ELAV-like protein 3 isoform X5, with product MSRMVTQIISTMETQVSNGPSGTSLPNGPVISTNGATDDSKTNLIVNYLPQNMTQEEFKSLFGSIGEIESCKLVRDKITGIHDASAGQSLGYGFVNYVDPNDADKAINTLNGLKLQTKTIKVSYARPSSASIRDANLYVSGLPKTMTQKDMEQLFSQYGRIITSRILVDQVTAGISRGVGFIRFDKRNEAEEAIKGLNGQKPLGAAEPITVKFANNPSQKTGQALLTQLYQTAARRYTGPLHHQTQRFSLIPPFGKGPDPNNSTKPILDNLLNASYGVKRFSPITIDSMTSLAGVNLTGPTGAGWCIFVYNLSPEADESVLWQLFGPFGAVTNVKVIRDFTTNKCKGFGFVTMTNYDEAAMAIASLNGYRLGDRVLQVSFKTSKQHKA
- the elavl3 gene encoding ELAV-like protein 3 isoform X7, yielding MSRMVTQIISTMETQVSNGPSGTSLPNGPVISTNGATDDSKTNLIVNYLPQNMTQEEFKSLFGSIGEIESCKLVRDKITGQSLGYGFVNYVDPNDADKAINTLNGLKLQTKTIKVSYARPSSASIRDANLYVSGLPKTMTQKDMEQLFSQYGRIITSRILVDQVTGISRGVGFIRFDKRNEAEEAIKGLNGQKPLGAAEPITVKFANNPSQKTGQALLTQLYQTAARRYTGPLHHQTQRFSLIPPFGKGPDPNNSTKPILDNLLNASYGVKSSPSLLPRFSPITIDSMTSLAGVNLTGPTGAGWCIFVYNLSPEADESVLWQLFGPFGAVTNVKVIRDFTTNKCKGFGFVTMTNYDEAAMAIASLNGYRLGDRVLQVSFKTSKQHKA
- the elavl3 gene encoding ELAV-like protein 3 isoform X14, with product MSRMVTQIISTMETQVSNGPSGTSLPNGPVISTNGATDDSKTNLIVNYLPQNMTQEEFKSLFGSIGEIESCKLVRDKITGQSLGYGFVNYVDPNDADKAINTLNGLKLQTKTIKVSYARPSSASIRDANLYVSGLPKTMTQKDMEQLFSQYGRIITSRILVDQVTGISRGVGFIRFDKRNEAEEAIKGLNGQKPLGAAEPITVKFANNPSQKTGQALLTQLYQTAARRYTGPLHHQTQRFSLIPPFGKGPDPNNSTKPILDNLLNASYGVKRFSPITIDSMTSLAGVNLTGPTGAGWCIFVYNLSPEADESVLWQLFGPFGAVTNVKVIRDFTTNKCKGFGFVTMTNYDEAAMAIASLNGYRLGDRVLQVSFKTSKQHKA
- the elavl3 gene encoding ELAV-like protein 3 isoform X8 → MSRMVTQIISTMETQVSNGPSGTSLPNGPVISTNGATDDSKTNLIVNYLPQNMTQEEFKSLFGSIGEIESCKLVRDKITGIHDASAGQSLGYGFVNYVDPNDADKAINTLNGLKLQTKTIKVSYARPSSASIRDANLYVSGLPKTMTQKDMEQLFSQYGRIITSRILVDQVTAGISRGVGFIRFDKRNEAEEAIKGLNGQKPLGAAEPITVKFANNPSQKTGQALLTQLYQTAARRYTGPLHHQTQRFSSPSLLPRFSPITIDSMTSLAGVNLTGPTGAGWCIFVYNLSPEADESVLWQLFGPFGAVTNVKVIRDFTTNKCKGFGFVTMTNYDEAAMAIASLNGYRLGDRVLQVSFKTSKQHKA
- the elavl3 gene encoding ELAV-like protein 3 isoform X4; translated protein: MSRMVTQIISTMETQVSNGPSGTSLPNGPVISTNGATDDSKTNLIVNYLPQNMTQEEFKSLFGSIGEIESCKLVRDKITGQSLGYGFVNYVDPNDADKAINTLNGLKLQTKTIKVSYARPSSASIRDANLYVSGLPKTMTQKDMEQLFSQYGRIITSRILVDQVTAGISRGVGFIRFDKRNEAEEAIKGLNGQKPLGAAEPITVKFANNPSQKTGQALLTQLYQTAARRYTGPLHHQTQRFSLIPPFGKGPDPNNSTKPILDNLLNASYGVKSSPSLLPRFSPITIDSMTSLAGVNLTGPTGAGWCIFVYNLSPEADESVLWQLFGPFGAVTNVKVIRDFTTNKCKGFGFVTMTNYDEAAMAIASLNGYRLGDRVLQVSFKTSKQHKA
- the elavl3 gene encoding ELAV-like protein 3 isoform X9, producing the protein MSRMVTQIISTMETQVSNGPSGTSLPNGPVISTNGATDDSKTNLIVNYLPQNMTQEEFKSLFGSIGEIESCKLVRDKITGIHDASAGQSLGYGFVNYVDPNDADKAINTLNGLKLQTKTIKVSYARPSSASIRDANLYVSGLPKTMTQKDMEQLFSQYGRIITSRILVDQVTAGISRGVGFIRFDKRNEAEEAIKGLNGQKPLGAAEPITVKFANNPSQKTGQALLTQLYQTAARRYTGPLHHQTQRFRFSPITIDSMTSLAGVNLTGPTGAGWCIFVYNLSPEADESVLWQLFGPFGAVTNVKVIRDFTTNKCKGFGFVTMTNYDEAAMAIASLNGYRLGDRVLQVSFKTSKQHKA
- the elavl3 gene encoding ELAV-like protein 3 isoform X12, translated to MSRMVTIISTMETQVSNGPSGTSLPNGPVISTNGATDDSKTNLIVNYLPQNMTQEEFKSLFGSIGEIESCKLVRDKITGQSLGYGFVNYVDPNDADKAINTLNGLKLQTKTIKVSYARPSSASIRDANLYVSGLPKTMTQKDMEQLFSQYGRIITSRILVDQVTGISRGVGFIRFDKRNEAEEAIKGLNGQKPLGAAEPITVKFANNPSQKTGQALLTQLYQTAARRYTGPLHHQTQRFRFSPITIDSMTSLAGVNLTGPTGAGWCIFVYNLSPEADESVLWQLFGPFGAVTNVKVIRDFTTNKCKGFGFVTMTNYDEAAMAIASLNGYRLGDRVLQVSFKTSKQHKA
- the elavl3 gene encoding ELAV-like protein 3 isoform X11, whose product is MSRMVTQIISTMETQVSNGPSGTSLPNGPVISTNGATDDSKTNLIVNYLPQNMTQEEFKSLFGSIGEIESCKLVRDKITGQSLGYGFVNYVDPNDADKAINTLNGLKLQTKTIKVSYARPSSASIRDANLYVSGLPKTMTQKDMEQLFSQYGRIITSRILVDQVTGISRGVGFIRFDKRNEAEEAIKGLNGQKPLGAAEPITVKFANNPSQKTGQALLTQLYQTAARRYTGPLHHQTQRFRFSPITIDSMTSLAGVNLTGPTGAGWCIFVYNLSPEADESVLWQLFGPFGAVTNVKVIRDFTTNKCKGFGFVTMTNYDEAAMAIASLNGYRLGDRVLQVSFKTSKQHKA